A region from the Variovorax paradoxus genome encodes:
- the fliL gene encoding flagellar basal body-associated protein FliL, whose product MATSPPVAPAPIPSSSPARSSKLWIVLLIVALAGALAAGGYFLMRQRTPSGPAAPAAPVPEKPIFVTLEPLTVNVQSEGRGRFLHVGMALKVRDEQAKARIVEFMPEIRSRVLLLLSNRPPESLVTTEDKARLAEEIRAELSRPLGAGLPPQEIASVSFSTFVVQ is encoded by the coding sequence ATGGCTACCAGTCCTCCTGTCGCACCCGCCCCCATTCCTTCTTCTTCCCCCGCGCGTTCATCGAAGCTGTGGATCGTGCTCCTGATCGTCGCGCTGGCCGGGGCGCTGGCCGCCGGCGGCTATTTCCTGATGCGCCAGCGCACGCCGTCCGGGCCCGCCGCGCCGGCCGCGCCGGTGCCGGAAAAGCCGATCTTCGTGACCCTCGAACCGCTGACCGTGAACGTGCAGTCCGAAGGCCGCGGACGCTTTCTGCACGTGGGCATGGCCCTCAAGGTGCGCGACGAACAGGCCAAGGCCCGCATCGTCGAATTCATGCCCGAGATCCGCAGCCGGGTGCTGCTGCTGCTGTCGAACCGCCCGCCCGAGTCGCTGGTGACGACCGAAGACAAGGCCCGGCTGGCCGAGGAGATCCGCGCCGAGCTGAGCCGCCCCCTGGGCGCCGGCCTGCCGCCGCAGGAGATCGCCAGCGTCTCGTTCAGTACCTTCGTGGTGCAGTAA